Proteins encoded within one genomic window of Sphingosinicella ginsenosidimutans:
- a CDS encoding nuclear transport factor 2 family protein, whose product MSTLEQLSDRHEIADLLVRYARAVDRCDLDLLIGVWAPGAIVDYGSGEVDAAEWSRGLLDRLLDMDRTQHALSNSLVALDGDRATAETVCTAYHRFRAEAGWTRMVVGGRYLDRLIRTEAGWRIEHRRYVMDWNETETSTMETEGRFARFTRVGLRAPDDASYF is encoded by the coding sequence ATGTCAACGCTCGAACAGCTCTCGGACCGTCACGAGATTGCCGATCTGCTGGTCCGTTATGCGCGGGCCGTGGACCGCTGCGATCTGGACCTGCTGATCGGTGTCTGGGCGCCCGGCGCGATCGTGGACTATGGCTCCGGCGAGGTGGACGCGGCCGAATGGAGTCGTGGGCTGCTGGATCGCCTGCTGGACATGGACCGCACCCAACATGCGCTTTCAAACAGCCTGGTGGCGCTCGACGGCGACCGCGCCACCGCCGAGACCGTCTGCACGGCATACCACCGCTTTCGGGCCGAGGCCGGCTGGACTCGCATGGTCGTGGGCGGCCGATATCTCGATCGGCTGATCCGGACCGAAGCGGGCTGGCGCATCGAACATCGCCGCTATGTCATGGACTGGAACGAGACCGAGACCTCGACGATGGAGACCGAAGGCCGTTTCGCGCGGTTCACCCGGGTCGGGCTCCGCGCGCCCGACGACGCATCCTATTTCTAG
- a CDS encoding nuclear transport factor 2 family protein: MTSIDPVFAALADRIAIQDCVARYMRGQDRLDAALQKGAFHPDAKVDYGFFVGSAAEFVDFAQTLLARYHATWHMTGQMLIEIDGDRATGEIYFHAWHRRDGDEGPQDLQIAGRYLDVYERRDGRWAIVHRREVVDWTRSDPAADDWFDRTPAALRGGRKGNDPSDIIGESHGPI, encoded by the coding sequence ATGACATCGATCGACCCGGTCTTCGCCGCGCTTGCGGATCGGATCGCGATCCAGGATTGCGTCGCGCGCTATATGCGCGGGCAGGACCGGCTCGATGCGGCGCTCCAGAAGGGCGCCTTTCATCCTGACGCCAAGGTCGATTACGGCTTTTTCGTCGGTTCCGCGGCCGAGTTCGTCGACTTCGCCCAGACCCTGCTCGCCCGGTACCACGCGACCTGGCACATGACCGGCCAGATGTTGATCGAAATCGACGGCGACCGAGCGACCGGCGAGATCTATTTTCATGCCTGGCACCGTCGGGACGGCGACGAGGGACCGCAGGACCTGCAGATCGCCGGCCGCTATCTCGACGTCTACGAGCGCCGCGACGGGCGCTGGGCCATCGTACATCGGCGCGAGGTGGTCGACTGGACACGCAGCGATCCGGCCGCCGACGACTGGTTCGATCGGACCCCCGCGGCGCTGCGCGGCGGCCGCAAGGGCAATGATCCAAGCGATATCATCGGAGAGTCCCATGGACCAATTTGA
- a CDS encoding aromatic ring-hydroxylating dioxygenase subunit alpha, whose translation MDQFELDPGAHRCPGPSTRDIILADGQDVPEALVTEAPKYLGSDDVSYERYYSREIFDLEMKKLWPKVWQWACREEELREPGDYVTYEVGPHSLIVMRGEDNRIRAFYNACLHRGTQLRRPGDSGWTPDLRCPFHGWTWTTEGALKSIPCRWDFPHVEDAAFRLPEAKVGTWGGFVFVNMDENAPPLEDFLGVIPDHMRDGWDMQKRAVYLHVQKELDTNWKAAQEAFLEAYHVYETHSQNLPFAGDANAQYDVFDDHVTRFVHTHGVPSPHYPHAQTEQEIADKMHLPAGTVVPEGRTARSVAAEWRRTNLGAKWGLDLSAYSDSEMLDSIEYHLFPNMCIFPGISLSMVYRFRPIGMDPGRTLFDILFLRPLKDGEEHPDPVAPVRIGAEQSYCDAPGLEGWLGATFDQDTDNLVRQYRGFQSSKKRGETLGNYQESRIRHFHQVLDAYLAR comes from the coding sequence ATGGACCAATTTGAACTCGATCCCGGCGCGCACCGCTGTCCGGGGCCCAGCACGCGCGACATCATTCTCGCCGACGGGCAGGACGTGCCGGAGGCACTGGTCACGGAGGCGCCCAAATATCTGGGCTCCGACGACGTCTCTTACGAGCGATACTATAGCCGCGAGATCTTCGATCTCGAGATGAAGAAGCTGTGGCCGAAGGTCTGGCAATGGGCTTGCCGCGAGGAGGAACTACGCGAGCCGGGCGACTATGTGACCTATGAGGTCGGCCCCCATTCACTGATCGTCATGCGCGGCGAAGACAATCGGATCCGCGCCTTCTACAATGCCTGTCTCCACCGCGGCACCCAGCTGCGGCGGCCCGGCGACAGCGGCTGGACGCCGGACCTGCGCTGTCCCTTCCACGGCTGGACCTGGACGACCGAGGGCGCGCTGAAATCGATCCCCTGCCGCTGGGATTTTCCGCATGTCGAGGACGCGGCCTTCCGCCTGCCCGAAGCGAAGGTCGGCACCTGGGGCGGCTTCGTCTTCGTCAACATGGACGAGAACGCGCCCCCGCTGGAGGATTTTCTCGGAGTCATTCCCGATCACATGCGCGACGGTTGGGACATGCAGAAGCGCGCGGTCTACCTGCACGTCCAGAAAGAGCTCGACACCAACTGGAAGGCCGCCCAGGAAGCGTTCCTGGAAGCCTATCACGTCTACGAGACCCATTCGCAGAACCTGCCCTTCGCCGGGGACGCCAACGCCCAGTATGACGTCTTCGACGATCATGTGACGCGCTTCGTGCACACCCACGGCGTCCCGAGCCCTCATTATCCGCATGCCCAGACGGAGCAGGAGATCGCGGACAAGATGCACCTGCCGGCCGGCACCGTCGTGCCGGAGGGCCGCACCGCGCGCTCGGTGGCGGCCGAATGGCGGCGGACCAATCTGGGCGCGAAATGGGGCCTCGATCTCTCGGCCTATTCGGACAGTGAGATGCTCGATTCGATCGAATATCACCTGTTCCCGAACATGTGCATCTTCCCGGGTATCTCGCTGTCGATGGTCTATCGCTTCCGTCCGATCGGGATGGACCCGGGCCGGACCCTTTTCGACATTCTCTTCCTGCGCCCGCTGAAGGATGGCGAGGAGCATCCCGATCCGGTTGCGCCGGTGCGTATCGGGGCGGAGCAGAGCTATTGCGACGCGCCGGGGCTGGAGGGCTGGCTCGGCGCGACATTCGATCAGGACACCGACAATCTCGTCCGCCAGTATCGCGGCTTTCAATCCTCGAAGAAGCGCGGCGAGACGCTCGGCAACTATCAGGAATCGCGCATCCGGCACTTCCATCAGGTGCTGGACGCCTATCTCGCGCGCTAG
- a CDS encoding NAD(P)H-quinone oxidoreductase produces MRAVQIRGGKGTADDLFVAEVDRPSPKAHEILIRVVSAGVNRPDIAQREGNYPPPPGASEVMGLEVAGTVAAVGADVDRWREGDRVAALLPGGGYAEYAVVDARHALPVPDRMSLEEAGGLPETVFTVFTNLFERGRLTAGETALIHGGNSGIGTTAILMAKAAGARVIATARGAQKAEKALSLGADIAIDVASEDFSAATRAAGGADVVLDIIGGDYFRRNIDALNPDGRLVQIATLGGNLVETDLLQLMFKRLTLTASTLRGRPADEKARLTAAIAAQAWPWFTEGRIRLPVDKSFPLEQAGAAHAWLETGSQFGKVVLRP; encoded by the coding sequence ATGCGTGCAGTCCAGATTCGTGGCGGAAAAGGGACGGCGGATGACCTGTTCGTCGCCGAGGTCGACCGACCGTCCCCGAAGGCGCACGAAATCCTGATCCGGGTCGTCTCGGCGGGCGTCAACCGGCCCGACATCGCCCAGCGCGAGGGGAATTATCCTCCTCCCCCGGGCGCGTCCGAGGTGATGGGTCTGGAGGTTGCCGGCACTGTCGCCGCGGTCGGCGCGGACGTGGATCGGTGGCGGGAGGGCGATCGCGTCGCGGCGTTGCTGCCCGGCGGCGGATATGCCGAATATGCGGTGGTCGATGCGCGCCACGCGCTGCCGGTGCCGGATCGGATGAGCCTGGAAGAAGCGGGCGGCCTGCCCGAGACGGTCTTCACCGTCTTCACCAACCTTTTCGAACGGGGCCGGCTGACGGCCGGCGAGACGGCCCTCATCCACGGCGGCAACAGCGGCATCGGCACGACCGCGATCCTGATGGCGAAGGCCGCCGGCGCCCGGGTGATCGCGACCGCGCGCGGCGCGCAAAAGGCCGAAAAGGCGCTGAGCCTCGGCGCCGACATCGCCATCGACGTCGCCAGCGAGGATTTCTCCGCCGCGACGCGGGCAGCGGGCGGCGCCGACGTCGTGCTGGACATCATCGGCGGCGACTATTTCCGCCGCAACATCGACGCGCTCAATCCGGACGGGCGGCTCGTTCAGATCGCGACGCTCGGCGGCAACCTTGTCGAGACCGATCTGCTGCAGCTCATGTTCAAGCGGCTGACGTTGACCGCATCGACCCTGCGCGGGCGGCCGGCCGACGAGAAGGCGCGGCTGACGGCGGCCATCGCCGCGCAGGCCTGGCCCTGGTTCACCGAAGGCCGAATTCGCCTGCCCGTGGACAAGAGCTTCCCGCTCGAACAGGCCGGCGCCGCGCACGCCTGGCTCGAGACGGGGAGCCAGTTCGGAAAGGTCGTGCTGCGGCCCTGA
- a CDS encoding aromatic ring-hydroxylating oxygenase subunit alpha encodes MTDDPRVPDVPESSGKAPTVTWDSLASLDSRPVPDFLLENARVEMDDAPLDVERYTDPGFFRAECEKMWPNVWQFAARQEEMPEPGDYVLYENAGRSYLVTRQADGSVRAFHNVCLHRGRKLRTESGWASNFQCPYHGFTWETDGSLKRIPCQWDFSHLDGQDLSLPEAQVGQWGGYIFIKEAEGGPTLEEFLSPLPEHFARWRHEDAYTTSWVAKVVPANWKACAEAFMEAYHVSTTHPQIMAFTGDVNSKYNLYGDNVNLAITPFGVLSPTLGDSADEQEIIDNFLKYNGRVVTPGTTIDVPEGKTARATMGDFNRRRFGELFGRDLDHASDAEVQDAFTYNVFPNFSPWGGFQPTVVYRWRPWHDHRHTLMEVRLLGRLKPGETAPVPAMTFLEPHESFADHLGQLGAILEQDMHNLPHVQTGMEASKTRKLQLAHYQESRVRHFHRTLDSYLAR; translated from the coding sequence ATGACCGACGATCCGAGGGTGCCGGACGTGCCTGAATCATCAGGCAAGGCGCCGACGGTGACCTGGGACAGCCTCGCATCGCTGGATAGTCGGCCAGTTCCCGATTTCCTGCTGGAAAATGCGCGGGTCGAGATGGACGACGCGCCGCTGGACGTCGAGCGTTACACCGATCCCGGCTTCTTTCGGGCGGAATGCGAGAAGATGTGGCCGAACGTTTGGCAGTTCGCCGCCCGTCAGGAGGAGATGCCGGAGCCGGGCGATTACGTTCTCTATGAAAATGCCGGCCGCTCCTATCTCGTCACCCGCCAGGCGGACGGGTCGGTCCGCGCCTTCCACAATGTCTGCCTCCACCGCGGCCGCAAGCTGCGGACCGAATCGGGCTGGGCCAGCAATTTCCAATGCCCCTATCACGGCTTCACCTGGGAAACGGACGGATCGCTGAAGCGGATTCCCTGCCAGTGGGATTTCAGCCATCTCGACGGACAGGATCTGTCGTTGCCCGAGGCCCAGGTCGGCCAGTGGGGCGGCTATATCTTCATCAAGGAGGCCGAGGGCGGGCCGACGCTGGAGGAGTTTCTCTCCCCCCTTCCGGAACATTTCGCGCGATGGCGGCACGAGGATGCCTATACGACCAGCTGGGTCGCGAAGGTCGTTCCCGCCAACTGGAAAGCCTGCGCGGAGGCGTTCATGGAGGCCTATCACGTCTCCACGACCCATCCGCAGATCATGGCCTTCACCGGCGATGTGAACTCCAAATACAATCTCTACGGCGACAATGTGAACCTTGCGATCACGCCCTTCGGCGTGCTCTCGCCAACGCTCGGGGACAGCGCCGACGAGCAGGAGATCATCGACAATTTCCTCAAATATAACGGCCGGGTGGTGACGCCGGGAACGACGATCGACGTGCCGGAGGGCAAGACCGCGCGGGCGACGATGGGCGATTTCAACCGCCGCCGCTTCGGCGAACTGTTCGGCCGCGACCTCGATCATGCGAGCGACGCCGAGGTGCAGGACGCCTTCACCTACAATGTCTTCCCGAATTTCTCGCCCTGGGGCGGCTTCCAGCCGACCGTGGTCTACCGCTGGCGCCCGTGGCACGATCATCGCCACACGTTGATGGAGGTGCGCCTGCTCGGCCGGCTCAAGCCCGGCGAGACGGCGCCGGTGCCGGCCATGACCTTTCTCGAACCGCATGAGAGCTTTGCCGACCATCTTGGCCAGCTCGGCGCGATCCTCGAGCAGGACATGCACAATCTGCCCCATGTCCAGACCGGCATGGAGGCTTCGAAGACCCGCAAGCTGCAGCTTGCCCACTATCAGGAGAGTCGAGTCCGTCACTTTCACCGGACGCTCGACAGCTACCTGGCACGTTAA
- a CDS encoding nuclear transport factor 2 family protein produces the protein MDDALQILLDKQACVELVYRFARGLDRCDEAIVRSVFHADGTDDHGQFKGTVDEFVAWVFPVLATMERTQHVIGNVLVEVDGDRAWAESYFVAYHDLVNAYGGSLRTTVAGRYLDRFERRGGEWRISHRKFVSDWSASDARSDMWDREAPGPRIFGRRDRDDPLYAEMARTQKVTA, from the coding sequence ATGGACGACGCGTTGCAGATATTGCTCGACAAGCAGGCCTGCGTGGAGCTGGTTTACCGCTTCGCGCGCGGTCTTGACCGCTGCGACGAGGCCATTGTGCGCTCGGTTTTCCATGCCGACGGCACCGACGACCACGGCCAGTTCAAGGGAACCGTCGACGAATTCGTCGCCTGGGTGTTTCCGGTGCTCGCAACGATGGAACGGACCCAGCACGTGATCGGCAATGTGCTCGTCGAAGTCGATGGCGATCGTGCCTGGGCGGAAAGCTATTTCGTCGCTTATCACGATCTCGTGAACGCGTATGGCGGATCGCTGCGCACCACGGTGGCCGGCCGCTATCTCGACCGCTTCGAGCGTCGCGGCGGCGAATGGCGAATCTCGCACCGAAAGTTCGTCTCCGACTGGAGCGCGTCCGATGCGCGCAGCGATATGTGGGACCGCGAGGCGCCCGGGCCCCGGATCTTCGGTCGGCGTGATCGCGACGATCCGCTCTATGCCGAAATGGCGCGCACGCAGAAGGTGACGGCATGA
- a CDS encoding SDR family NAD(P)-dependent oxidoreductase, with amino-acid sequence MRLEGKRALVLGASSPDGMGAAVARRFLAEGAKVVLAGRDPAKAQAVAAELDVPVVALDVTDEASLKAGVAAAVEHLGGLDIAINLAGATGAALIADETYEGLMKQAKLHFIGTTLFIRDCAAAMTSGGSIITISSLTVELTGPRFAAYAGSKAAADKVVRVAAVEYGDRGIRVNSLAPGLTRTAMTEAYFNNPPVREAFERETPTGRLGTVEDVAAAAVWLASDECNATGDLIRVSGGMHLRRLPTPRDIAG; translated from the coding sequence ATGAGGCTCGAAGGCAAGCGCGCGCTGGTCCTCGGCGCATCTTCTCCCGACGGAATGGGCGCGGCGGTGGCGCGGCGCTTCCTCGCCGAGGGCGCCAAGGTTGTGCTCGCCGGTCGGGATCCGGCCAAAGCGCAGGCAGTGGCGGCGGAACTCGATGTTCCCGTCGTCGCGCTCGACGTGACCGACGAAGCGTCGCTGAAGGCCGGCGTCGCGGCGGCGGTCGAGCATCTGGGCGGGCTCGACATCGCGATCAACCTGGCCGGCGCCACCGGCGCCGCCCTGATCGCCGACGAGACCTATGAAGGGCTGATGAAGCAGGCCAAGCTCCATTTCATCGGCACCACCTTGTTCATTCGCGATTGCGCCGCCGCGATGACATCGGGCGGTTCGATCATCACCATCTCGTCGCTCACCGTCGAGCTGACCGGCCCGCGCTTTGCCGCCTATGCCGGCAGCAAGGCCGCGGCGGACAAGGTCGTGCGCGTCGCGGCGGTCGAATATGGCGATCGCGGCATCCGGGTGAACTCGCTGGCGCCGGGCCTGACCCGCACCGCGATGACCGAGGCCTATTTCAACAATCCGCCGGTGCGCGAGGCGTTCGAGCGGGAGACGCCGACGGGGCGTCTCGGCACGGTCGAGGACGTGGCGGCGGCGGCGGTCTGGCTGGCCAGCGACGAGTGCAATGCGACCGGCGATCTCATCCGGGTCAGCGGCGGCATGCACTTGCGGCGCTTGCCGACACCCCGCGATATCGCGGGCTGA